In Longimicrobium sp., the sequence CAGTCCGCGAAGGCGGCCTTCCCGCGGTTGTTGCTGCGGTTTCAACCGCCGGAGACTGGGCACTAGGCACTCGGCACTGGGCACTCCCCAACGCACTCACGCACTAACGCACTCACGCACTTTCTCCATGCCAGACCTCTCCCTGATCCTCTTCGATGACGCCGTCACGCGCGCGTGGGAGCCGTTCGCCCTCACGCGGCCGGCGGGGGAGCTCCGCTTTGGGGCGATGACCTTTCGCGAGCGCGCGGAGCGGCTCTTCGGGGGGCGCGTGGCGGGGCACCTCGCGGCCGGGCACCTGGCCGGCTTCGCGGAGCCCGGCGCGGCGCCCGTCCTGTCGTTCGACGAGATCCCCACGGAGGGGGACCGGCTCTTCATCGCGGCGCGCGCGGTGCCGGCGTGGGGGAGCGGAGATACGTGGCGCGAGCGGCGCGGCGGCGCGGGGCCGCTGCTGGTGGGCGACGAGGTGGTGGGGTGGTACGCCCCCGCCGGCACTCCCGCCCCGAACGCGGAGTGGTTCACCGAGCCGGCACGCCACCTGGACCGCACCGGCGCCGTGCAGCTCCCGGGACGCACCCTACACCGCGTGTGGGAGCTGATGTCCGAGGGCTTCGGGCAGGTGGCGGTGGACGTGGAGGGCCTCTTCCCGAAGCCGCCCGCCACTGCCCTGCCCCACGGCGTCCACTGGTTCGGCGAGCACCCCATCATTCAGGGCGAGGGCGTGCGGATCGAGCCCGGCGTGGTGATCGACGCCACCGGCGGGCCCGTGTGGTTCGACGACGGGGTGACGGTGCGTGCCTTCAGCCGCATCGCAGGCCCGGCGTACGTGGGGAAGCGCAGCACCATCCTGGGCGGCTCGCTGGAGGCGTTCTCCACCGGCGAGGTGTGCCGCATC encodes:
- a CDS encoding putative sugar nucleotidyl transferase, producing the protein MPDLSLILFDDAVTRAWEPFALTRPAGELRFGAMTFRERAERLFGGRVAGHLAAGHLAGFAEPGAAPVLSFDEIPTEGDRLFIAARAVPAWGSGDTWRERRGGAGPLLVGDEVVGWYAPAGTPAPNAEWFTEPARHLDRTGAVQLPGRTLHRVWELMSEGFGQVAVDVEGLFPKPPATALPHGVHWFGEHPIIQGEGVRIEPGVVIDATGGPVWFDDGVTVRAFSRIAGPAYVGKRSTILGGSLEAFSTGEVCRIRGEFAESICLSYVNKAHDGHIGHAYLGAWVNLGAFTTNSDLKNNYGTVRLWTPTGETDTGEIKMGCFLGDHVKTGIGLLLNTGTVVGAGSNLYGAEMPPKYVPPFSWGTGEDLSAYRVDKFLEVAERAMARRKVELAPGARAQLEAAWKRARPE